A part of Myxococcales bacterium genomic DNA contains:
- a CDS encoding CehA/McbA family metallohydrolase: MKMERPDPVIALGLALALAGAGALLRPRGGGEHAVESALVAGRARYALDLGRGVVRVADALGGESLPIEMAVVVDGTLRPLAGATTGPRTRRVVQVIAGAVTVKVMVRIDHGVLRARVLEPERLAPHRVELRYELTATSPVWVPGGGELAAGAPLPMSAAVLDTGAHPLVIAAPHGGHAVLVPLAGKHEPADLDAGEAERGDDDGDAGAPLELPEEPTSTGRLVVTTESLAPPPNPSPTPTSGSLDAGRATAPEGGAGPDAAMRSLDAGSVHAGDDGDGDGEGEADDAIDEADGDDASAPDASTAPGDGGEARPPARPELVVFLGRSPAGLYGQLYKLLGLPTARVAGRVTGATGRPLLFGVDDTGRSQVRTRVDADGRFSVEVPRSVEQWFAIEGTATSAPLRYPPGTEWPLVLDLSPGGELAVKVTDPDARGALPARVWVHGIDGTLDPSFGPHFRASGAGPLIDALTGELVTPLPKGRYRVEATHGLEWTVDARVVEVRSGKRERVDLSLRHVVATPGLVACDLHVHARPSFDSQVSVEDRVTTLVTAGVEFAVPTEHNIAGDYGPAIAALGVGQRFASVTGVEVTTFGPRYGHFGVFPYPTDVPVPPYKQARAGQMFAAARKGDATRIVQVNHPRMGKGIGYFNIAMYDAKSGIVPGKMRTDFDTIEVYNGYEIQNPAQVETVLKDWLSLLAHGRRYAATGSSDSHTVQYNWAGYPRTYAYLDTATAGEPGHPADGKAVVAALKEGRSLVTSGPIVELSVAGGRPGEEVTTHDASVVAHVRVVAAPWLDVTSLELMLDGKSVTTRAIPSRPSKVGAEEGTLAEAQTRAVRFEGDLPVSLGPGHHFLVAVARGKRNVDDVLPFMPYAPMGFTNPVWVTAGP; the protein is encoded by the coding sequence ATGAAAATGGAGCGCCCCGATCCGGTCATCGCGCTGGGCCTCGCGCTCGCGCTCGCGGGAGCCGGCGCGCTCCTCAGGCCGCGCGGAGGGGGAGAGCATGCCGTGGAGTCGGCGCTCGTCGCCGGCCGGGCGCGCTACGCGCTCGACCTCGGTCGCGGCGTGGTGCGCGTGGCCGACGCGCTGGGCGGCGAGTCCCTCCCGATCGAAATGGCGGTGGTCGTGGACGGCACGCTCCGGCCGCTCGCGGGCGCGACCACGGGGCCCCGGACCCGCCGCGTCGTCCAGGTGATCGCGGGCGCCGTGACCGTGAAGGTGATGGTGCGGATCGACCACGGCGTGCTGCGCGCGCGCGTGCTCGAGCCGGAGCGCCTCGCCCCCCACCGCGTGGAGCTCCGCTACGAGCTCACGGCGACCTCGCCCGTCTGGGTGCCCGGTGGCGGCGAGCTCGCGGCAGGGGCGCCGCTCCCGATGAGCGCGGCTGTGCTGGACACCGGTGCCCACCCGCTCGTCATCGCCGCGCCCCACGGCGGTCACGCGGTGCTCGTACCCCTCGCCGGGAAGCACGAGCCCGCCGATCTCGACGCCGGCGAGGCGGAACGCGGCGACGACGACGGCGACGCGGGCGCTCCTCTCGAGCTGCCCGAGGAGCCGACGTCGACGGGGCGCCTGGTCGTGACCACGGAGAGCCTCGCGCCGCCGCCGAACCCGAGCCCCACCCCGACCAGCGGCTCCCTCGACGCAGGGCGCGCGACGGCCCCCGAAGGGGGCGCTGGCCCCGACGCCGCCATGCGCTCGCTCGACGCGGGCTCGGTGCACGCCGGCGACGACGGCGACGGCGACGGCGAGGGCGAGGCGGACGACGCCATAGACGAGGCCGACGGCGACGACGCCTCGGCGCCGGACGCGTCGACCGCCCCGGGCGACGGCGGGGAGGCTCGGCCCCCGGCGCGCCCCGAGCTCGTGGTCTTCCTCGGACGCTCACCCGCGGGCCTCTACGGCCAGCTCTACAAGCTGCTCGGGCTGCCGACGGCGCGCGTCGCCGGGCGCGTAACCGGCGCCACGGGCCGGCCACTGCTCTTCGGCGTAGACGACACGGGTCGCTCGCAAGTGCGCACGCGCGTGGACGCCGACGGGCGCTTCTCGGTGGAGGTGCCGCGCTCGGTGGAGCAGTGGTTCGCGATCGAGGGCACCGCGACGAGCGCCCCGCTCCGCTACCCACCGGGCACCGAGTGGCCGCTCGTGCTCGACCTGTCGCCGGGCGGCGAGCTCGCCGTGAAGGTCACCGATCCGGACGCGCGCGGCGCGCTACCGGCGCGCGTGTGGGTGCACGGCATCGACGGCACGCTCGATCCGTCGTTCGGACCCCACTTCCGAGCTTCGGGCGCCGGTCCCCTGATCGACGCGCTCACGGGCGAGCTCGTGACGCCGCTCCCGAAGGGGCGCTACCGCGTCGAGGCCACCCACGGCCTCGAGTGGACCGTGGACGCGCGCGTCGTGGAGGTGCGCAGCGGCAAGCGCGAGCGCGTGGATCTCTCGCTCCGACACGTCGTCGCGACGCCCGGCCTGGTTGCGTGCGATCTACACGTACACGCGCGACCGAGCTTCGACTCGCAGGTCTCGGTCGAGGACCGCGTCACCACGCTCGTGACGGCCGGCGTCGAGTTCGCCGTCCCCACCGAGCACAACATCGCAGGCGACTACGGGCCCGCGATCGCGGCGCTCGGCGTGGGCCAGAGGTTCGCGAGCGTCACCGGCGTGGAGGTCACGACGTTCGGGCCGCGCTACGGGCACTTCGGGGTCTTCCCCTACCCCACCGACGTCCCGGTGCCGCCCTACAAGCAGGCGCGCGCCGGGCAAATGTTCGCCGCGGCGCGCAAGGGCGATGCGACACGGATCGTGCAGGTCAATCACCCACGAATGGGCAAGGGGATTGGCTACTTCAACATCGCCATGTACGACGCCAAGTCCGGCATCGTGCCTGGGAAGATGCGCACCGACTTCGACACGATCGAGGTCTACAACGGCTATGAGATCCAGAATCCTGCGCAGGTGGAGACGGTCCTCAAGGACTGGCTCTCGCTCCTCGCGCACGGCCGCAGGTACGCCGCCACGGGCAGCTCCGACTCGCACACCGTGCAATACAACTGGGCCGGCTACCCGCGGACCTACGCCTACCTCGACACGGCGACGGCCGGCGAGCCGGGTCACCCCGCGGACGGCAAGGCCGTGGTGGCGGCGCTGAAGGAGGGCCGCTCTCTCGTCACGAGCGGCCCCATCGTCGAGCTCTCGGTGGCGGGAGGGCGCCCGGGCGAGGAGGTGACGACCCACGACGCCTCGGTGGTCGCGCACGTGCGTGTGGTGGCCGCGCCCTGGCTCGACGTCACGAGCCTCGAGCTGATGCTCGACGGCAAGTCGGTCACGACACGCGCGATCCCCTCACGCCCCTCGAAGGTGGGCGCCGAGGAGGGCACCCTCGCGGAGGCGCAGACACGCGCGGTCCGCTTCGAGGGAGACCTCCCAGTGTCCCTGGGCCCAGGCCACCATTTCCTGGTCGCGGTGGCGCGCGGGAAGCGCAACGTAGACGACGTCCTGCCGTTCATGCCCTACGCGCCCATGGGCTTCACGAACCCGGTGTGGGTGACCGCGGGCCCCTGA
- the tsaE gene encoding tRNA (adenosine(37)-N6)-threonylcarbamoyltransferase complex ATPase subunit type 1 TsaE: MSARASAQVELPTRLATRALAGRVARRLVPGDLVLLEGELGAGKTFFARALLRALGVPAARAITSPTFILVNEYEATRGPVLHADLYRLRESAGEAGEALAQEAAALGLRERRGEGAVVLVEWSRGAEEVLGPAARLRVALSITGAHARQATLTGDLAAALGDERQ, from the coding sequence ATGTCCGCACGGGCCTCCGCGCAGGTCGAGCTCCCCACGCGCCTCGCCACGCGCGCGCTGGCCGGGCGCGTGGCGCGGCGGCTCGTACCCGGCGACCTCGTGCTGCTCGAGGGCGAGCTCGGCGCGGGGAAGACGTTCTTCGCTCGCGCGCTGCTTCGCGCGCTCGGCGTCCCCGCGGCGCGAGCCATCACGAGCCCCACTTTCATCCTCGTGAACGAATACGAGGCGACGCGCGGCCCGGTGCTCCACGCGGACCTGTACCGGCTGCGCGAGTCGGCGGGGGAGGCGGGCGAGGCGCTCGCGCAGGAGGCTGCCGCGCTCGGCCTGAGAGAGCGGCGCGGTGAAGGGGCGGTGGTGCTGGTCGAGTGGTCTCGAGGCGCAGAGGAGGTGCTCGGCCCGGCGGCGCGACTGCGCGTCGCGCTCTCCATCACGGGCGCGCATGCCCGCCAGGCTACCCTCACGGGGGACCTCGCGGCGGCGCTCGGCGACGAGCGCCAATGA